The Paeniglutamicibacter sulfureus genome includes a region encoding these proteins:
- a CDS encoding putative PDDEXK endonuclease: MSVSSEKGKKLENEVAKLLKKKLGARVARDKRSGAGSHQKNDITDYFQDTPFDIECKNHKVIKIKEWWRQVVGGASFNRIPTVVFRADDEILATVRFSDLVDLIAETQQHRIEIKKLRAPIVKIGSGEVLDPDKITPSESRSSWRECRGGNIISPGEKKRLVKNCQYCSNKKVKKEKK; this comes from the coding sequence GTGAGTGTTAGCAGCGAAAAAGGCAAGAAGCTAGAGAACGAAGTAGCCAAGCTACTAAAGAAGAAATTGGGCGCTCGTGTCGCCCGTGACAAACGCAGTGGTGCCGGTAGCCACCAGAAGAACGACATTACGGACTACTTCCAAGACACACCCTTTGATATCGAGTGCAAGAATCACAAAGTCATCAAGATCAAAGAATGGTGGCGTCAGGTTGTCGGTGGAGCAAGCTTTAACCGCATTCCAACCGTCGTCTTCCGCGCGGATGATGAAATACTCGCAACTGTCCGCTTCAGCGACCTAGTCGACCTTATTGCGGAGACTCAACAACACCGCATCGAGATCAAGAAGCTACGTGCCCCTATTGTCAAAATCGGTAGCGGCGAAGTATTAGATCCCGACAAAATAACCCCGAGCGAAAGCCGTTCATCTTGGCGCGAGTGTCGAGGTGGCAACATCATCAGCCCAGGCGAAAAGAAGCGCCTGGTGAAAAACTGCCAATACTGCTCGAACAAGAAGGTCAAGAAAGAGAAGAAGTAG
- a CDS encoding helix-turn-helix domain-containing protein has product MRQNSSLTAEQRLAAVDLFEQGIGHKAVSSRLNAGEHAVRGLEKRFRIWGRAALESKPTNQVYSFEFKLAVVRQFLDGEATLMELAQRHRLSSPNLLRTWVRTYREQGEDGLRPKAKGRPKTASGAEAGGPTELEKLRRENQRLQAENAYLKKVRALRNQPPR; this is encoded by the coding sequence ATGCGTCAAAATAGTTCATTGACCGCCGAGCAGCGGCTGGCTGCCGTCGATCTTTTCGAGCAGGGAATCGGGCATAAGGCGGTATCCTCAAGACTGAACGCCGGTGAACACGCCGTTCGTGGGCTCGAGAAACGGTTCAGGATTTGGGGTAGGGCAGCGTTGGAAAGCAAACCGACCAATCAGGTGTATTCCTTCGAGTTCAAGCTCGCGGTCGTCCGCCAGTTCCTCGACGGCGAGGCGACGCTGATGGAGCTTGCCCAACGACACCGGCTCAGCTCCCCGAACCTTCTCAGGACCTGGGTCAGGACCTACCGGGAACAGGGCGAGGACGGGCTGCGTCCCAAGGCCAAGGGCCGTCCCAAGACCGCTTCCGGCGCCGAAGCGGGTGGACCCACCGAACTCGAGAAGCTGCGCCGCGAGAACCAGCGGCTGCAGGCGGAGAATGCATACCTAAAAAAAGTTCGGGCCTTGAGGAACCAACCACCGCGCTGA
- a CDS encoding IS3 family transposase, with amino-acid sequence MIALKASHPLPLLLAAAGLPRSTFFHRQAALKAPDRHAELRARIHEIFTKAMGRYGHRRIHAELLGGGWQVAKKTVLKLMRAEGLVCKVRSKRRYASYKGTVGKVAENLLKRQFDTEAPNLKWVTDVTEFKIADRKVYLSPVLDLFDRSIVSYSVSQSPTVAFANQSLSEAIGTLAAGEAPMVHSDQGFQYQHASWQRLLADAGMTQSMSRKGNCLDNAVMENFFGHLKEEMFHHHEHTSVEAFTAELDDYIHWYNYDRISLTLECLSPMKYRAQALAA; translated from the coding sequence GTGATCGCCCTCAAGGCCTCCCACCCCTTGCCCCTGCTCCTGGCCGCTGCCGGGCTTCCCCGCTCCACGTTCTTCCACCGCCAGGCCGCGCTCAAGGCACCGGACCGGCACGCGGAGCTCCGCGCACGGATCCACGAGATCTTCACCAAGGCCATGGGCCGGTACGGGCACCGCCGCATCCACGCCGAATTGCTCGGCGGCGGGTGGCAGGTGGCGAAGAAGACCGTGCTGAAGCTGATGCGCGCCGAGGGCCTGGTCTGCAAGGTCCGCAGCAAGCGAAGGTATGCCTCCTACAAGGGCACTGTCGGCAAGGTCGCCGAAAACCTGCTGAAGCGCCAGTTCGACACCGAGGCACCGAACCTGAAGTGGGTGACCGACGTGACCGAATTCAAGATTGCCGACAGGAAGGTCTATCTTTCGCCGGTGCTGGACCTGTTCGACCGCTCGATCGTTTCCTACTCGGTGTCGCAGTCCCCGACCGTGGCCTTCGCCAACCAATCGCTTAGCGAGGCCATCGGGACCCTGGCCGCGGGCGAGGCGCCGATGGTGCACTCGGACCAGGGATTCCAGTACCAGCACGCCAGCTGGCAGAGGCTGCTGGCCGACGCCGGCATGACCCAATCCATGTCGCGCAAGGGCAACTGCCTGGACAACGCCGTGATGGAAAACTTCTTCGGGCACCTGAAGGAAGAGATGTTCCACCACCACGAACACACCAGCGTCGAGGCGTTCACCGCCGAGCTCGACGACTACATCCACTGGTACAACTATGACCGCATCTCGTTAACGCTCGAGTGCCTGAGCCCGATGAAATACCGGGCCCAGGCACTGGCTGCGTAG
- a CDS encoding DUF3846 domain-containing protein has translation MVKGIFFPAGEQYDIEVRKYEKLIDYQGDVDGLIEASDIARPDATIFSNEEGLLRRLDINRRASLVLWLHNSRNRGHTALRGDVVIIGRPDADGATQDVPDELIELLFNTGPTSTR, from the coding sequence ATGGTCAAGGGAATCTTCTTCCCGGCGGGCGAGCAATACGACATTGAAGTCCGCAAGTACGAAAAGCTCATCGACTACCAAGGCGACGTTGACGGCCTCATTGAAGCCTCCGATATTGCCCGACCCGATGCAACGATCTTCTCAAACGAGGAAGGACTGCTGCGCAGGCTGGACATCAACCGCCGAGCATCGTTGGTTCTGTGGCTCCACAACAGCCGCAACCGTGGCCACACTGCGCTTCGTGGCGATGTTGTGATCATCGGTCGCCCCGATGCAGATGGAGCCACCCAGGACGTGCCTGACGAGCTCATAGAGCTGCTGTTCAACACGGGACCTACAAGTACCAGGTGA